The Pelagibius sp. CAU 1746 genomic sequence GCCGGGCTGCTGTTCGGGCCCGAGCGCTCCGGCCTGGTGAACGACGATATCGCGCTGGCCGATGCTGCGCTCACCGTGCCGCTCAATCCGGCCTTCTCCTCCCTGAACCTGGCGCAGGCGGTGCTGCTGGTCGGCCATGCGTGGTTCCTGGCCGCCGACGCGACGGCGCCGCGCAAGCTGGAGACCGGGCCCGGCGAACCGGCGAGCAAGGCGGAGATCGTCAACTTCTTCGAGCGCCTGGAAGCGGCGCTCGACGAGACCGGGTTTCTCTGGCCGCCGGAGAAACGTCCGACCATGGTGCGCAACCTGCGCAACCTCTTCCACCGCATCGCCCCGACAGAGGGCGAGGTGAACACCCTGCACGGAATCATCTCGGCGCTGCGCGGCGGCAAGAAGGGCGGCGGAGGTACTTAGCCGCCGCCGGCGGAGCCAAACCCCCGGTGCAATTGAGTCTCCACTCATGAAAGTCCGCGGCGCGAAGGTTGCAGGTGCCGGCGATTCCGCGCCGCCTTCCCCACAAATTTAACACATCGCCTAGTCCTCTGCGCCGTTGCGCGCGAGGGCCGGAAGCTGTTGCCATCAGCGGGCACAGAAAGGCAGCGAAGCGGCACGGGGACAGGTGCCTGCCTTCAAAGCTTGCTGTCAGGAAGGCGCAGCTTCGTGCCGCCGGACCTACCTCTCTGCATCCGCCACCCCGGTTAAGGAACGGAGAGACTTATGGCCGAAGAAAAGAAGAAGCCGTCGAGGAAGACCTACACTCTCGTCGTGCCGCTCGATGCCAGCGGCATCGACGACCGCGATGGCGGCGCCCTACTGAAGGTCGTCGCGCGCGACAGCGACGGGAAGATCGTTTCCGACAGGGTGAAGTTGGGGCGCGAAGGCAAGGGCCAGGCGAG encodes the following:
- a CDS encoding RNA methyltransferase, with protein sequence MSGTDRTREADLAPGPAVILIDPQLGENIGMVARAMLNCGLTELRLVRPRDGWPSEKAEAAASGARQVIEGVRLFDTTQEAVADLQRVYATTARPRGMVKPVVTPAQAAAELRAEAAAGHRAGLLFGPERSGLVNDDIALADAALTVPLNPAFSSLNLAQAVLLVGHAWFLAADATAPRKLETGPGEPASKAEIVNFFERLEAALDETGFLWPPEKRPTMVRNLRNLFHRIAPTEGEVNTLHGIISALRGGKKGGGGT